GATCGTTCCCGGTCTTCGGATCTTTCCGGTCTCGAAGAGAATTCTCTCCAGAAGAGTTGTCTTCCCCGCGTCGATATGGGCAAAAATTCCTACGTTTAAGATTTTCATTGGTTTTGCCTTTTGGAATTTTTGATTTCGAGCGATTGCTTGAATTCTCTTTTTTGTGGGAACTCCCTTTTTTCTCCGAAGATCCTTGTTTGTCCGTTCGTTTTTGGGAGTTCCTACTTTTCAGCTTTCAAACTTCGCAAAGTATGAGTTCCTACTTTTCAACGATTCTATCGTCACAAACAAAAGCAGGAGTTCCCACTTCGATTTGAATTCTAAATCTTCCCGAAACATCGATTCTCTTCTTGATCTTCGCCCTCAAGATTTTACCGGACAAAGGAGAATGGGTTTGTCATCAAAGGCTGATTTGTTCCCTCAAAATTACGCGTTCTTTTTTTGAAAGTAGGAACTCCAACCTCATCCGGGAATCTCTTCCAAAATACCCTGTTTGCTACATCCTAAGCTTCACAAACGTCTCTCTGAAAACAAAAAAGAGAGGCAAGTGCCTCTCTTTTTACGATCTGAAATCGACTCTCTTCTTGAGAGTCTAAAAAAATCTTTCTTACCAGCGATAGTGACTGAAAGCTTTGTTCGCTTCCGCCATTTTCCGGATATCTTCTTTTTTCTTGATAGCCGAACCGGTTCCTTTTTGTGCTTCGATGAACTCCGCCGCCAATTTTGCCGCCATTCCTTTTTCGTTTCTGTCTCTGGAATAACGGATTAGCCAACGGATTCCAAGAGCGAGTCGTCTTTCAGGACGAACTTCGATAGGAACCTGATAAGTAACCCCGCCCACTCTTCTGGATTTTACTTCCACTTGTGGTTTAGAGTTTTCTAATGCTTCACGGAATGTCGTATAAGGATCATTCCCTGTTTTTTTCTGAATGATTTCTAACGCATCATAGAATAATTTCTCAGCTACGGATTTCCCACCACTTAACATTAGGCAGTTAATAAACTTCGCAACTTGAACGTCGTTGTAAACTGGATCCGGAGTAATTTTCCGGGGTTCAACTTTTCCTCTTCTTCTAGACATCGATTCTTATCTCCCGATTATGCCTTAGGACGTTTCGCGCCGTATTTGGAGCGACCGTTTCTTCTTTTATCCACACCCAAGGTATCCAGGGTTCCACGGATAATATGATAACGAACCCCTGGAAGGTCTTTTACCCTTCCACCACGAATCAGAACCACGTTGTGTTCCTGAAGATTATGTCCCTCGCCGGGAATGTATGCCGTAACTTCGATCCCAGTAGTAAGACGAACCCTTGCAACTTTTCTCAAAGCCGAGTTCGGTTTTTTCGGAGTAAAAGTCATTACTCTCGTACAAACTCCTCTTCTCTGAGGAGAGCTCTTTAATGCAGGAGATTTTGTTCTCTTCTTCTGCTTTTGCCTGCCGTGGCGAATCAATTGACTGATTGTTGGCATGAATATCCTTCTCTAAAAAAATTTCAGATCGCTTTTTACCAGATCTTCAAACACTTCCGATTTGTAAAGTGAATGACGATCGTTCTCATTCGGCCTCAATTTGGAGAATTCTCCAAAGGGAACCATTTTGTTCCATCTCAGATTCTTCGTTCCTTTGATGGGGAAAGAAGAATCCGGATTTTCACAGCACGCCGTTTCGATCGAGCGCGGCGCGCGGTTTGTTTACTCGTCTCCGTCCGCGTCAGATTCTTCCGCAATTGCTTGTGGAATTTCTTCTTCCTCTTCTACTTCCAGAGGACGGTCCAAATCTCCGTAAGTAGTTTTGAATACCGCGATATCCTTATATTTCTTCGTTCCAGTTCCCGCAGGAATCATGTGACCGATAATGACGTTCTCTTTGAGACCCATCAGGTTATCGGTTTTTCCTTTGATCGCCGCGTCGGTAAGAACCTTCGTGGTTTCCTGGAAAGACGCAGCTGAGAAGAAGGATTCCGTATTCAAGGACGCTTTTGTAAGTCCGAGAAGAATTGGAACCGAGTCCGCAGGAGAACCCCCTTCCGCGATCACTCTTTTGTTTTCATCGTTGAAAACAAGGCGATCGATCTGTTGCTGATTCACAAAGCTCGTATCGCCGGAATCGGTAATCAGAACTTTTCTGAGCATCTGGCGAACCACAACTTCGATGTGTTTATCGTTGATATGAACCCCTTGAAGTCTGTAAACTTCTTGGACCTCTTGCACGAGATAAACTTGAAGTGCGGTAACACCTTTTACGCGAAGAATGTCGTGAGGATCTAAGTTACCGTCGTCGATCTGATCCCCTCTCTTCACGAAGTCTCCGTTACGAACCCGAATCTGTTTACCGATCGGAATCGCAACTTTTACTTTTTCCTGATCCGGATTATCCGAATGGATATAAAGAATCCGTTTTTCTTTTACGATCTCGCCGCTGATTTCAATTCTTCCATCGGTCTCAGCAAGAGTCGTAGCATCCTTAGGTCTTCTCGCTTCGAAAAGTTCGTCTACCCTTGGAAGACCGCCGGTAATATCTCGAGTTTTCTCGGCTACCGTCGGGATTTTGAAAAGAATGTCTCCGGCTTTGACTTTATCGCCGTCTTGAACCGAGATAAGCGCGTCCACAGGAACCGAGTATTCTTCTCTCGAGCTTCCGGAAATAACCGCGATTCTCGGGTTGAGTTTCTCTCTTCTCTGTTCAATCACCTTAAGAAGAATGTTGGAAGTTTTTACGTCCTCGTCTCTTCTTACGTTCTTTCCGATTTCGAGATCCATCCACTGGATGCTTCCGTCAAATTCGGAAATACCGACTTCGTTATAAGGGTCAAATTCCGCGATCGGTTGATTTGGCTGAGTGATATCGTTAACTTTAACGTTTACTACGGTTCCAGTTTTAACCGGAACAACCGCCTCTTCTCCCAAGATTCTGAAAACTCCATTCTCGATATGAATCGTTCCAGGCATTTCGGAAGTGATGTTCTCGCCGCTCGGAGCGGTTGCAACCAACTCTCCCTTGTCCACCTTCTGACCGTTTTCAACTCTCAAGTTGGAAAGTTCTTCCATCTTGTATTGTTGAATCAATCTCTGAATTACGATGGATCCACGACGAGAGAATACGTTTTGTTCCTTATCGTTACGGAGCAAACGTCCGTTGATATTGTTCACAATCGCTGTATAAGATACTTTGTGTTCTTTTTCCTGAACCTTCGCAGACGCCGCACCACCGATGTGGAAAGTTCTCATCGTCAACTGAGTTCCAGGTTGTCCGATCGACTGAGCCGCGATGGTTCCGACCGCTTCCCCGATTTCCGCAGGAATGAGTCTCGCCATGTCCATACCGTAACAGCAGATACAAACACCTTGTTTGGATTCGCAAGTCAACGGAGAACGAACTCTGATTTTATCGTAGCCGAGGTTTTCTATTTTTTGTCCGACTTCTCTTGTGATCAGAGTATTTCTCGGATACACAACTTGATCGGTCACAGGATCGATAATACTTTCCGCGGTGTAACGTCCGAACACGCGATCGTTCAAGGAAACGATTACGTTCTCTCCTTCTTTTACGATACCGAGAGAGATAGACTCTTCGGTTCCGCAATCGTCTTCGGAGATGATAACGTCCTGAGAAATATCCACGAGACGACGAGTGAGATAACCCGCATCGGCGGTTTTTAACGCCGTATCCGCGAGACCTTTTCTCGCACCGTGAGTGGAGATGAAGAATTCAAGAACCGAAAGACCTTCGCGGAAGTTGGAACGAATCGCGAGCTCAATAATTTCTCCCGAAGGTTTCGCCATAAGACCGCGCATTCCTGCGAGCTGACGAATCTGTTGTTTCGATCCTCTCGCACCGGAAGCCGCCATGATGAACACGGGATTAAATCCGCCCTTGTCTTTTTCCAATTCTTTGAACATGGAATCGGTGATGAGATCGTTTGTTTTTGTCCAGATCTCGATTACCTTTTTACGACGTTCTTCGTTTGTGATGATACCTTTGCGATACTCGGAGTCGGCTTTTTCGACTTCTTTGTTCGCGTCGTTTACGAGTCCGACCTTACCCGGAGACACACGAATGTCTTCGATGGAAATGGTAGGAGCAAACAGAGTCGCATAACGATATCCTAATTTTTTAATATCGTCGAGCATCAATACGGTTTTTGCAGGACCGTATTTGTCATACACGTCGGCGATGATCTTGTTTGTTTCCTTGTCGGAAAGCGGCTTGTTTACGTAAGCATAACCTTCCGGAAGAATCGTATTGAAGATCAATCTTCCAGGAGTTGTCTCGAGAATCTTCCCTTGGTGATAAACGCTGATCTTGGTTCTAAATTCTACAACGCCTCTGTCGATCGCGTAGTGAACCTCGTCCAAGTTCGAGAAAGATTTCAAAGGAACGCCCGGCTCCGGTGGAAGTTCGGAAGTTAAATAATAAATCCCTAATACGATATCCTGAGTCGGTCCGCAGATCGGATGTCCGTTTGCGGGGTTGAGAATATTGTGAGGAGAGAGCATCAACATCCAAGTTTCCAACTGAGCCTTTGGAGTCAGAGGAACGTGGATCGCCATCTGGTCACCGTCGAAGTCGGCGTTGAACGCGTGACAGACGAGAGGATGGAGTTTGATCGCCTTCCCTTCCACAAGGATCGGTAAGAATGCTTGGATCCCCAGACGGTGAAGGGTCGGAGCTCTGTTCAACATCACAGGGTGCTCTTTTACTACGTATTCCAATACGTCGAAAACTTCTTTGTCTTCGGCTTCTACTTTCTTCTTAGCGGACTTGATGTTCGGAGCTAAGTCCAGATCCACAAGTCTCTTCATGATAAAAGGTTTGAAAAGTTCCAAAGCCATTTTCTTCGGAAGACCCATCTCGTGGTATTTCAGCTCGGGACCGACTACGATCACGGAACGACCGGAATAGTCTACCCGCTTACCGAGAAGGTTCTGACGGAAACGACCTTGTTTCCCTTTGAGCATGTCGGAGATGGATTTAAGAGGACGGTTTCCCTTTCCTTTAACGGCGCGTTTTCTGCGAGAGTTGTCAAAGAGAGCGTCAACGGCTTCTTGCAACATTCTCTTTTCGTTACGAACGATGATCTCAGGAGCTTTCAGAGCGAGAAGTCTTTTGAGACGGTTGTTACGATTGATCACACGACGGTATAAGTCGTTCAAATCGGAAGTAGCGAATCTACCGCCTTCCAACTGAACCATAGGACGAAGTTCCGGAGGAATGACGGGAACGATGTCGAGTACCATCCACTCGGGGCGGTTTCCGGAATCACGGAACGCTTCCAAAACTTCCAGACGTTTGAGAATTCTCTTGTCGGAGATCTTATCTTTGTCTTGGATTTTTTGACGGATCATTCTCGCTTCCGCGTCGACGTCGATACGAGCCAGAAGTTCTTTGATCGCATCAGCGCCGATTCCGGCTACGAACTTGTCGCCATACTCGTCGAGATACGCGTGGTATTCTTCTTCGTCGATGAGTTCGCCGCGGTTTCTTCCCGAATCCGCAGGATCGATGATTACGTATTTTTCAAAGTAGAGAACGCTCTTTAACTGGTTCACAGTCATATCGAGCAAAAGTCCCATTCTCGAAGGAACGGAACGATAATACCAGATATGAGAAACCGGAGCCGCGAGTTCGATATGCCCCATTCTTTCGCGACGAACTTTAGAGTGAGTTACCTCGACCCCGCACTTGTCGCAAACCACACCCTTGTAACGGATGGACTTGAATTTACCGCAGTAACATTCCCAGTCTTTGGTGGTTCCGAAAATTTTCTCGCAGAAAAGACCGTCTTTCTCGGGCTTTAAGGTCCGGTAGTTGATGGTCTCTGGTTTTTTAACTTCCCCGTAAGACCATTCTTTGATCCTTTCGGGAGAAGCCAGGCGGATTGTAATCGATTCGAAGTCGTTATGGGATCTCATGTTCTTATGCGTTCTCTATAGTCTCGAATTTAATTTTCTTCTTACTCTTAGAATATTCATCTTCGTAGTCGGAAATATCCACAGTGTTTCCTTCCGAGTCGGTGATGATGATATCCAGAGCAAGCCCTCTAAGCTCTTGAACCAATACGTTGAAGGACTCAGGGATACCAGGTTTGATGGAATGGATACCCTTGACGATCGCTTCGTAGATTCTCGCACGTCCGAGCATATCGTCGGACTTGATGGTGAGAAGTTCCTGAAGAGTATGAGAAGCGCCGTAAGCTTCGAGAGCCCACACTTCCATTTCCCCAAGACGCTGTCCACCGAACTGAGCCTTTCCTCCGAGTGGTTGTTGAGTCACCAAAGAGTAAGGACCGGTCGATCTTGCGTGGATCTTGTCTTCCACCAAGTGAGCGAGTTTTAAGATGTAGATATAACCGCAGAAGACTTCGTTCATAAAAGGAAGTCCGGTTCTACCGTCAAAAAGTTTGAATTTAGAATTCAGAGGAAGATTTGCCTCTTTGCAGAAATTATCCACGTCGACTTCTTCCGCGCCGTCAAAGACCGGAGTTTCAAAAGAAATTCCGAGTTTGCTCGCGGCAAAACCCAACTGAGTTTCAAAAATCTGACCGAGGTTCATCCGTGAAGGAACGCCTAACGGGTTTAAGACGATGTCCATCGGAGTTCCGTCTTCCATGTAAGGCATGTCTTCTTCCGCCATTACACGAGCGACGACCCCTTTGTTTCCGTGGCGTCCGGCCATTTTATCCCCAACCAGAAGTTTTCTCTTTCTGGCTACGAATACTTTTACCATTTCTTCCACGCCCGCAGGAAGTTCGTCTTGATTCTCGCGAGAGAATCTTTTGATATCAATGACGGTTCCTTCAAAACCGTTCGGCATTCTAAGAGAAGAATCTCTTACGTCTTTGGCTTTTTCACCAAAGATAGAATGAAGAAGTTTGTATTCCGGAGTCAGGTCGGTTTCGCCTTTCGGAGTCACCATTCCCACGAGAATGTCTCCCGGTTTCACTTCCGCACCGACGCGGATCACACCGGTTTCATCCAAATCACGGAACGCTTTGTCCGAAAGATTTGGAATGTCTCGAGTGATTTGTTCCGGTCCAAGTTTTGTTTCTCTTGCTTGGATCTCGAACTCTTCGATGTGAATGGAAGAGAATACGTCGTCGCGAACGATTCTTTCGGAGATCAAAATCGCATCCTCGAAGTTGTAACCTTCCCAAGGCATGAACGCCGCGAGAACGTTTCTACCAAGAGCGAGCACTCCGTTGTCAACGGCAGGACCATCGGCAAGGACCGTTCCTTTCACGAGGATATTTCCGATCTCGTCCAACTTCTCACCGGTAACGATTTGTCCCGCGAGAGTGGTTCCTCTTTTTACTTCTTCACCGGAAGAAACGATCGGAGCATATTGTCTGCTTCCCATCTGGAGAATGTATTCTTTTACATCTCCGTTATCCCGTGTTACTTCGATTTTTTCTTTAGAAACCTTGGATACTTTTCCGTCGTAATCGGAGTGAACCACTCCGACGATCGGCTTTTGATTAAAACAAGTTCCTTGGTTGGTCTTTTTGAATTTTGTAAGAGAATAAGTATCGGATTCTTTTCCGCCCTTTCTCTCGACGACGATATTCTCCGCATCCACGGAAACCACAACGCCGTCGTGTTTGTTCACGATACAAATTCTGGAGTCATAAGCGGCTCTGGTTTCCATTCCAGTTCCGACGAAAGGAGCTTCTTCACGAAGAAGAGGAACTGCCTGACGTTGCATGTTGGAACCCATCAAGGCGCGGTTCGCGTCGTCGTGTTCCAAGAAAGGAATGAGCGCCGTAGAAACCGAAACAACTTGAAGAGGAGCCAAGTCCATATACTGGATTTCACTCGGGTTACGGAAAGGAAAGTCCCCTCTGTGACGGGTGGAGATCAATTTGTTTTTGAGTTCTCCTTTCTCGTCGAGAACGCCAGATGCTTGTGCGATATAATGATATTCTTCTTTGTCTGCGGTAAGGTGTTCAATCTGACCGGTGACTTTAGAATTCTTAACCGTTCTGTAAGGAGTTTCTAAGAATCCGTAGTCGTTTACACGAGCATACGAAGACATAGAAAGAATCAGACCGATGTTCGGACCTTCCGGAGTTTCAATCGGACACATTCTACCGTAGTGAGAATAGTGAACGTCCCGCACTTCCATACCGGCTCTGTCTCTCGAAAGACCTCCGGGACCAAGTGCGTTCAGTCTTCGTTTGTGAGTCAGTTCCGCGAGAGGGTTTGTCTGATCCATAAACTGAGAAAGTTGAGAAGAACCGAAAAATTCGTTGATCACGGCCGTGATCGGTTTGATCGAAATGAGAAGTTGAGGAGTTTGGGTTTCAATTTCCTGAACGGTCATTCTTTCTTTGATCACTCTTTCCACTCTGGAGAATCCGGTCTTGAGTTGGTTGGAGATCAACTCTCCAACGGAACGAATCCTTCTGTTTCCAAGGTGATCGATATCGTCCGGATAATAGTTTTCAGTTTCAGAAAAAAGATTCAGAATGTAACGAACGGTTTCGATGATGTCCGCCGGTCTTAAGACGCGAGCCTTTTCACCGGAAAATTCTTTCGGGTTATTAAATTCAAACTTAGAATTGATTTTGTAACGACCCACGTCTCCGAGATCGAAAGTTTTTGGAGAAAAGAAAAGACGAGTCAATTCGGTAGTAGCATTCTCAATCGTAGAAGGTTCACCCTGACGCATCAAAGAATGAAATTTTAAAATCGCATCCTCGTAGTCGTTCACTCCGTCTTTTTCAAGAGCGTTGATCAAAATCGGGTTATCTTTTCCTTTTGGAAATTCGATCAGTTCGACTTCTTTTACCTTCATCTCTTTTAAGATGGAGATATTGTCTTCGTTGACCTTGGAACCGGCTTCGAGCATGACCTCTCCGGTTTCCATGTTGATGATATCGTTGATGGTTCTTCTTCCGAGAATTTTTTTCAGATCCTTGGAAGTAGCGCCTGCGATTTTTTCTTTTCTAGAGCTGTAGAATAAACGAAGAACTTCTTCGTTGGTTCCGTGGCCGAGTGATTTGATAAGAAGAGTAGCCGGGAATTTTTTCTTTCTATCGATCTTCGCGATCAGAATTCCCTTGTTGTCCATCTCGAATTCCAACCAGGATCCTCTGTAAGGAATCACTCTGGCTGAGAAAACGTCTCTTTCCATATCGTAAGAAAAGAAAATACCGGGAGAACGGTGAAGCTGAGAAACGACGACGCGTTCCGCTCCGTTGATGATAAACGTTCCCTGCTCGGTCATCACGGGAAGATCTCCCATGTAGACGGTTTGTTCGCGGATTTCTCCGGTTTCTTTGATGATTAACCTGATGACTGCTTTTAACGGAAGCGCAAAAGTCGCGTCCGTGTCTTTACATTCTTGAGGAGAACGTTTTGGTTCTCCCAGAATATAATGACTGTACTCCATGATCATGTCATTGTTGGGACTTTCAATAGGAAAGGTCTCCCGGAATACAGCTTCTAATCCTTGATGCTTTCTTTTGGTTTCATCCTTAACGTCTGTCTGAAGAAACCAGTCAAAAGAACGCTTCTGAATTTGAATCAAGTTAGGAAGGTAATCCAGATTCGTGATTTTTCCGAAATTTACCCGTTTTCTCTCTACTTGACCGTACATTCTTTGTGCTCCCTATCGATAATGAAAAAAACTATGACCTGTATAAACAAAACGAACCTACGTTTTTGCTTTTAGCAAAAAAGAAGGATTCGAACTCTTTCAGCCTAAGTCCTTTTTTAAGAAAAGATACTAAAATTCTGAAAGGCTGTAAATACAATAGAGCAAGAGGGCCTGAAACCAGGCCTCCTTGCCGTGAGTGAAAGGATTTTTTGAAAGCTAGCGCTAACAGAGCTCTAACGAAACGATTAGCTCGCTTTGAGTTCAATCTGTGCGCCAACGCCCTCGAGTTTCTTTTTGAGGTCATCAGCTTCTGCTTTAGAAACGCCTTCTTTAACAGACTTTCCGCCAGCTTCAACGAGGTCTTTCGCCTCTTTCAATCCGAGTCCAGTGATTTCTCTTACGAGTTTGATCACTTCAATCTTCTTATCGCCAAAACCTTTCAGAATGACGTTATAAGTAGAAGCTTCTTCAGCAACAGCTCCGGCAACAGGTGCCGCCGCGGCTACTGCAACCGGAGCTGCAGCAGAAATGCCGAATTTATCTTCCATTTTTTTAACGAGGTCTGCAGCCTCAACTAAGGTTAGTTTTCCGATTTGCTCTAATAGCGCTTCTGTAGACATTTATATGCTCCTTTGATTCCGTTTAGTCGTTTTGCTATTTAAAAAATACGTTACGCGTTGTTCTTTTCTGCGGTTGCTTGGATCGCTCTTGCAAGAGACGCGATGATCTGATTGAGACCAGATGCGATCGTTCTTGCCGGTGCGTTGATTCCGCCTGCAATCATAGCGAGAAGTTGTTCGCGACTTGGAAGTCCTGCGATCGCTTCTACACCTTCTGCATCCAATACGGATCCGTCCATGTAACCCGCTCTTACAATGAGGTTCTTATTTACCTTTGCAAAGTCTTTGCAAACTTTTGCAACGGCTGGAAGATTCTCACCTGCGAAGATAGCAGCCAGTGGTCCTTGGTATTCAGGTCCGAAAGAAATGTTTTTGTCTTTGTGACCTTCCGATTCTTTCAGAGCTCTTAAGAAAAGATTGTTCTTGAGAACTTTCATCTCGGAACCTTCTTTTCTCAACTGAGCGCGGAGACCGGTGATTTCTTCCACGGTCAATCCTGAATAGCAGGCAAGAATGAAGTTATTCTTCGCTTCCAACTTGCCTTTGAGTAATGCGACTGCTTCTACTTTTTCCTGATTCGCCATTTTCTATAACTCCAAATCTTGTCCAGGTCAGACGGAAGTATTGACCAGTTCTTTCACGTCTACTTTCACGCCGACTCCCATCGTAGGAGAAACGGAGAAAGTTTTCAAATAATCGCCTTTTGCATCGGAAGGTTTATCACGCATCAGAGTTTGAACTACGGTGCGGATGTTTTCGACTAACTTCGTATTGTCGAAAGAAACCTTACCAACTCCGAGGTGAACGACACCGCCTTTATCGGGACGATACTCGATACGACCTGCTTTCAATTCACCGACCGCTTTTGCTACGTCGTTGGTCACGGTTCCCGCTTTCGGTTTTGGCATAAGGCCTTTTCTACCGAGAATCGGACCGAGCTTACCTACGTCTTTCATCATGTCGGGAGTAGCCACACAAGCGTCGAAATCAGTCCAACCGCCCGCCACCTTTTCGATAAGATCCATATCTCCGACGAAATCGGCTCCGGCATTCTTCGCGTCGTTTTGTTTGTCCCCTTTGCAGAAAACAAGAACGCGAACTTTTTTACCGGTTCCGTGTGGAAGAGAAATCGTTCCACGAATGTTCTGAAGAGATTTATAATTTACTTTCGTAGAAATCTCGAGAGTTCCATCAAACTTCGTATAGGAAGTGGACTTTGCAAGTTCCACTGCCTGATCAATATTGAAGAATTTTGTGCTATCTACTTTCTCTTTGAGAGCTCTGTATTTTTTTCCGCGTTGCATGTTCTTCTTGAACTCCTATTAATCTACGGTAACACCCATAGAACGGCAGGTCCCTGCGATGATGTTCACAGCTGCGTCTATGTCGTTTGCGTTGAGGTCTTCCATTTTTGTTTTGGCGATCTCTTCGAGTTGTTGGCGAGTGATCTTTCCAACCTTATGAGTGTGAGGGGTTGGAGATCCAGTTTCCAAACCGATTGCTTTCTTTACGAGAAGAGCCGCCGGAGGAGACTTGGTGATGAATGTAAAACTACGATCCGAAAATACGGTGATCACAACCGGAAGTTTCAGTCCGATTTGTGCTTTCGATCTTTCATTGAATTGCTTGCAGAATTCCATGATGTTAAGACCGGCTTGACCAAGTGCCGGACCAACGGGAGGTGCTGGGTTTGCTTTTCCCGCTTCTACCTGAAGTTTAATCTGCTTTACTACTTTTTTTGCTGCCATGGATAGAACGCCTGATTCCTTTGTTCTTTCTCTTAATTTTCAGTTTTAACCTGAAGATAATCCAGTTCCACAGGAGTTGATCTCCCGAAGATTTCTACTTTTACACGAAGTCTTCCTTTATCCGGAAAGATTTCGTCCACGAGTCCCGTGAAGTTCGCAAAAGGACCGTCAATAATTTTCAAAGAATCCCCTACTTTGAAGAGGATCTTTGGAGCTACCGGCTCCTCGTTCGTAACATCGCCCGACTCGGAAAAAAGGTTTTTCACCTCTTCCAGAGAAAGAGGCTCAGGGCCTCCGTCCTTGGATCCTACAAAAGTCGAGACGGATGGGAGAGACTGGATTAAAAATCGAGTATCATCATCCATATCCATCTCGATGAGAACGTAACCAGGCATTAACTTACGCTTGGTTACTTTCTTTTTGCCGTTTTTCATTTCGGCAACATCCATGGTCGGTATCTTAACCTGGAAAATTTTCTCTTCCAGCTTCTTCTGCTGAACGAGCTTTTCTATATTCTTCTGAACCTTATTCTCGTGTCCGGAATAAGTCTGAAGGGCGTACCATTTTTTTGTTCCCATGGAGATAACTTAAAGATTCCTTCCGATCTTACCTTAACTACCCAGTTCCCAGAACCAGGTAAGGAGCTTTACAAATGCCGAATCCGCGAAAAACAGGAAAATGGAAAAAAAGAAAACAGTCACTAACACCACTACGGTGGAGTAGACAACTTCTTCGCGGGTAGGCCACTGGACCTTTTCCAATTCCGCTTTACATTCCTGTATAAAAGTAGTTACTTTCACGATTTCCTGCCAGATGTATTGTAGGCCGACGCAGAGAGAGAAGAATCTTTCAGGCCCGGAGAGAATCGAACTCCCACCAAGGACTTTGGAGATCCTAGTTCTACCACTAAACTACAGGCCTGTTTATTTCTTAGCCCTCTGCCAGGCTTGAACTGGCGACCCCTTCCTTACCATGGAAGTGCTCTACCACTGAGCTAAGAGGGCAATATTCCTTCCGGCTCTCTGCTAAAGATGCCTAGGAATTCACAGTATTTTTAAGGCGGGCTAGACGTCAATCAAATCCGGCATAGAATTTGCTAATTACCGTTTTCTGATAACTTTGACTTCAAAAACAAGAGTTTTGAAGTGTGGGAACTCCCAAAAAGATAGAAAAAATCCCGGACCTGGGAGCGAAAGCAGAGAGAGCAAAAAATTACACGGAGTTTGCAACGAAAACTCCCACGACCCGGGAAGGTGTTTCCACCTAAAGACAAGAGTCGGTGAAATAAAATTTCGTACAAGAAAAATCTCGCATTCCGTTTCGAGGATTCTGATTTTTTTAGAAGTATTTTTTTGAAAAAAAGAGGAGTTCCTACATTTCGGATATGGACAAAGTTTCGACGCTTTTTGGGAGTGGGCTTTCTGGAAGATTTGGAAATCGCCAACGGTTGCCTCTTTCGAAAAAGTCGTTAAAAGAAGGAGTTCCTACTTTCATCGGAAAATCAAACAATCAGATCTTATCAAGAGCGAGATTTGGAGTTAAAGGAGACATAACGGTCCTTGAATTCCCATAGCCCGAAAACAAATCCTCTACCCGCTTTTTTCAAAGGAGTTCCTACAAATCCAAAGCACCACCCAAATCCGCGGACTCTCAGATTCCTTCTTGAAACACGACATAATCTTATTATGAGCACATAAGAGAAGAGTTAGAGAAAAAAGCCTAAAAAAAGAAAAGGATTCTCCAAAACGGCATCAGATCGTTTTCAAAATTTTTTTAAGAGAATTTTTACAACACAAGCTCTTCGAAAGAGGAACTCCTTTTCTGAAACTTTCCCGAAAAGAAAAAGTAGGAACTCCTT
This is a stretch of genomic DNA from Leptospira tipperaryensis. It encodes these proteins:
- the nusG gene encoding transcription termination/antitermination protein NusG, translated to MGTKKWYALQTYSGHENKVQKNIEKLVQQKKLEEKIFQVKIPTMDVAEMKNGKKKVTKRKLMPGYVLIEMDMDDDTRFLIQSLPSVSTFVGSKDGGPEPLSLEEVKNLFSESGDVTNEEPVAPKILFKVGDSLKIIDGPFANFTGLVDEIFPDKGRLRVKVEIFGRSTPVELDYLQVKTEN
- the secE gene encoding preprotein translocase subunit SecE codes for the protein MKVTTFIQECKAELEKVQWPTREEVVYSTVVVLVTVFFFSIFLFFADSAFVKLLTWFWELGS